CACAAATCTGTTGTGTGTTATCTGAACCAGTCCTGAACTTTTATTGACCATATTACTTTTGCATTGATCTTAGGGTATTTTATTGCCTGGTTTCTGTGCACTTGTGGTTAATCTAACATGCTGCGTCTGTGCACACACACAGCTGTCAACAACCTATTTTTTTCAGGAGTTATGGGATTTTGGTGGCTTTCTCCTGGTCTCCCGTCACCCGTCACCAAGGATCATTTTTCATAATTTTCTGAAACCTCCTTTAATTAACAATGGTCTGAATTCTCTGACTGTATGACCACTTTCGACAAAATAGAATATAATTGATGGATTTTCTCATGGAGAAATAGTGTTGCCCTTCCAGTAGAACTCTACAGATACTTTAGAAGTGCAGTGCCTCTTCATGAAGCCATATTCTTATATGCTAGTGACAGAGtacttgccttaaaggaacagtaacagcaaaaaatgaaagtgttttaaagtaattataatacagtgtactgttgccctgcactggtaaaagttgtgtgcctGCCTCAGaaacagtactatagtttatataaataccctgccatgtagccatgggggcagctattctagctggaaaaaaggagaaaaggcacaggttaggtAGCAGATAATGCATAAGCTCTACACAATACAATAGTgtcttatatgttatctgctaagtaacctgtgccttttcttctttgaatggctgcccccacagctgcacagcagctttgtttactaaactatagtattGGTTCTAAAGAAAATACACAATTTGTATCAATACAGgggaacagtacattatattgtaattacttttatacactttcatttttttttgtgttactatcCCTTTAATGCACAAGGAACATATGTGTTAATTGTAATAGTTTCAAGTACGTTGTACAGTACAAAACAATTGCCTTTTGCTTTTCTGCAGAATGATTTCACACGCAAAGAACTCAGTATAAACGTGGAGGCATGCTTGGTAAGTACATCTTAAAAGGTTTGGTAATTTTAAATACTGTGGTCTTTGTCATTTTTATTGCTTTGAGCcattatacaaatatactttaGCAAAGGTATATTCCATAATGCCAATAGGAAATATTTGGTATGTGAATTGGTTAGAGAAAAAAAGGACATGTATCAAGCTAAAAACAGTGTTTAATAGCGTGTATCAAGAAACTAATTACAGTTGATACATTAAGCATCAATCGCTTCAATGTGCCATAAATAGCTTGATTCCCTTTCACTATattataaagcagtgctgtccatctGGCGGAccatgacccccctctgtgtggcccctcacctgtctggctgcttgatgtcttagggctctggcacacggggagattagtcgcccgcgttaaatctcccttgtcgcaggcgactaatctccccaaaatgccatcccaccggtgatgctacatacaatgctgttcttagtggaagagtatatatgctgatgacttcccataccagtcaattgaactgaagaagctgctcggatgagtagtgaaacgtcttcaatgattaccaaacaagtccagttgctttaaatttatttatactagatataactgttcagttagtttgtgagcacagattcgaaagcaaactaactgaacatttatgtcccatatggcccccctcaagtcactgattggttactgactgagagcagcttagagagctgtaaaggagaaagtagtgttctggctattatgttagacatctgcccactgtagtctttatagattacatttttgcctagctaactatattgaaaacatttttgattATGCACAGTTTGTCTATTTTACCAAGTTTCAtttatacactgaactgttccttcaaacccttaacattttttttaactgcatcaGGTTATTCTAccttactttatataaatattcttAAAGAGTaaacttttttatagttttatacattaaaacaaaacattaatagAACACATGTAGAACAATACAGTCACTGAACATAGTTAATCTACTTACAATCTATACAATTGCATTCAAGATCAAGTgctaagatggccatacacgcaccaatataatcatatgAAACAACAACAATACCATTttcggaccgtgtgtgggctTTAAATTATAGTCCTGACAATTTTCTTATCATGGCGATTGGTCGTTAAGTCGATTGGACACGTTATTTCTGTCATATaacaataatatctgtgcatgtattgatGATATACATGGGTGACCTAAAATGTATTACCGGGACATACATTTTGTACAATTATTAATGGGCAAAACATTgtcaaatttgttatttttaggacttaaatcctacaatttcaatctgaatgttagttttagattgcaTTAGAATGTACAGTTGATATCTGAACATTTGTTGTAAGACAACTATGATCTGAACAGTATAGACTGCTCAGATAAAGGAAGACAAAATACATAGAGCTTACAAACTTAAACCCATTAGTAATAAAggggcacaaagtttgcccaggtgcagcaacCCATAAGGTACTTTATTTGCCCAGTAAATGTTCCTCCTAAGCGTCCCCAGTAACCTTGCTGTTGCTGTGATTGTAGTCTATTCCACTAGTAACATAGCAAAACCCAAAAGAAAATCCAAGAAAACACAGATAAAGTGAAACATAATAAGTGGTATATAGAGACTTCCCCCTAGTGATCAAATGAAGGTAAAACATCTGAAATTAAATTAGAAACTCCAATACCACcaaagaattataaaaaatacaaattttaatcaattaaaaacAACTGTAACCCCCTAAATACATAAGGCCATGTATTTAGGGGGTTACAGTTGTTTTTTAATGGAttaaaataaatttgtattttttataactCTTTAGTGGTATTGGAGTTTCCAATAGTAACATAGACCTGAGTAGAATGGTACTTAAAGAGCTACTACTGTCACATCTCCCAAAAATTGGCttgtatttgcagcctgtcacggccgccatcttggactCCCCCGCTTGAAACCCCCCCGTGGCGATGAAACACCCCCGCTCGCACCGCGCTCGCAACCCCCCTCCCCGCTTGCTCCAGCGCTTGCCTGCTCCTTGCCTGCTTCTGTGcttctctgtgtctgtgtgtcacagaggccaggggaggggagcgcgcctgcttctcTCACTAAAATCGAgtaatgcgcatgcgccacctacagtgtcctggtcacatagtctgtgcaggagtgatgcattatgggaatcctctttatccaGCGTGGcgctttttcttcctgtttggcttcagatcttctgaacaggtgaaatatggggagacttaagggcactattgagacaactgaagtttTGCCTgctgcttgagattaactctttactagcctttccttctcctttaagatagccTTTTACAGTGGTCAAACTGGTAAGGTGAGCCAGAAAATCAGAGTGGATGTAAACATGTACAGCAATATTCAAAGCTCCTTTAAATATAATTCATAAAGTTCAAAATTCAAAGTGTTTTCAGAATAGCTGATAATGTATGATATTTCTTTGTTGCAGAGTGGCTCAAGCAGATAGTAAGGAAAGATCAGCAAAAAACAGCCAGACCACCCAACCCAGTCACCTCTTCTAAAATTACTTCTTGCTCTGGAACTTTTAGCAGCAGTCATCAGAATTATTTGGTGCCAAAGGAGTGCTCACCACCACCACATCCTAATATTTCCTGGCCTGAAAAGTGCATCAGATGGTCACGCCTTTACGATGCTTATATCTGCCATAGTGAGAGAGACTCTAATTATGCTCTAGCATTGCTTCGTTATTTGGAGACTCAGCCAGAGAAACTGCGTTGTTTCCTGCCAATGAGGGACATGTCATTAGGAAGCCCCATCCCATCTGAGATTTGTAGTGGTTTGGGGAACAGTCATTGCTGGATAATGCTGCTAACTCCGGAATTCCTCAGTGATGACTGGTGTAAATTTCAGATGCACCAAGCTCTGATAGAATCACCTCTTTCTGAAGGTCGATTAATTCCTGTTATGATAAATCTGGAAATGTCTCAGTATCCAGCTGAGCTAAGGTTTATGCATGCCATCAGATCATGGTCCTGTGATGACAGCGTATTTTGTAAAATAAGAAATAGCATTTTAAGTTGTAAGTATATTATTGCTTTATTTCAGATTCTAGTTATGAACAGCAATTAAACTTCATGTGCACTGAGaaaaggattttaaaataaagtataagATCTGGAAGGGGGTTTGCGACACAGGTGTCTTTAGTTGGGCTAACAGGCTGAAAAATGTTACACATATTCAAGTTAAGTTATAACATAAAAAGTGGCTATAAATTTGCTGGTTGCAGAACTGGTTTGGCAAATCATGTGTTCTGCACCTAGGCCAAAAGTAATATTCCTGTGAGCGTTATTTGTCATTGCATGGGCCGTTAAAAAAGTGCCAATTGttcccaattttttttctgcaaattggcAACATAGCTTTGTATTCTTGCAATCTTAAaaagtgcagtttaaaaaaagcagCAGTAAGACATACTTAAAATCTCAGTATGTCTTGTTTAACATAAAACACACAGGATAGagccataaataaaaaaaagttcatttttatgAATGGAATGA
The sequence above is a segment of the Xenopus tropicalis strain Nigerian chromosome 7, UCB_Xtro_10.0, whole genome shotgun sequence genome. Coding sequences within it:
- the tirap gene encoding toll/interleukin-1 receptor domain-containing adapter protein encodes the protein MLEWLKQIVRKDQQKTARPPNPVTSSKITSCSGTFSSSHQNYLVPKECSPPPHPNISWPEKCIRWSRLYDAYICHSERDSNYALALLRYLETQPEKLRCFLPMRDMSLGSPIPSEICSGLGNSHCWIMLLTPEFLSDDWCKFQMHQALIESPLSEGRLIPVMINLEMSQYPAELRFMHAIRSWSCDDSVFCKIRNSILSCKYIIALFQILVMNSN